From the genome of Nocardia mangyaensis:
CTACGACAGCGCGTCGATGACCGATCTCACCACCGCCATGGGCATCAACTCCCCCAGCCTCTACGCGGCCTTCGGCGACAAGGAAGCCCTGTTCCGGGCGGCAGTGGACCTCTACTCCCGCACCGAAGGCGGCCACACTGCCCGTGCCTTGCGCGCGGAACCCACCGCCTACGCCGCCATCGAGGCGATGCTGCGCGACAACGTGACCGCCTACACCGACCCCGGACGGCCGAGCGGCTGCATGGTCGTGCTCGCGGGCGCGACCTACGCCACCCGGACCGCGCCGATCCGGCAGTTCCTCGTCGAGGCGCGCCGCGAGACCGGCGAGGACATCCGCGCCCGGCTCGAACGCGGGGTCATCGAAGGCGATCTGGCGCCGGACACCGACACGGCCGCACTGGCCTCGTTCTACAGCACCGTGCTCTACGGACTGTCCATCCAGGCCAGAGACGGCGTGGGCCAGGCCGAGCTCAGCGCGGCGGTCGACAGCGCGCTGCGGGTGCTGGCCGCGGTGGTGCGCTAGTGCTTGCGCAGGGCGGCGATGCGCTCGACGAGCTGATCGGCGGTCGCCAGGGCCGTCGGCGGACCACCGCACTCCCTGCGCAGTTCGCCGTGGATCACCCCGTGCGGTTTGCCGGTGCGGTGATGGTGCATGGCGACCAAACTGTTGAGTTCACGACGTAGCTCGCCCAGCTTGTCGGCGGTGGCGACGCGTTCGGCGACCGCGGCGGGCTGGGGCGCGGTGACCACCTGGGTGCTGCGATCGGTCAGCTGCCGGGTCTGGCGGTCACGCAGCAGCGCGCGCATCTGCTCGGCGTCGAGCAGCCCGGGGATACCGAGGTAGTCGGCCTCTTCGTCGCTGCCGGCGATGGTGGCGGTGCCGAAGGAGGACCCGTCGTAGATCACCTGGTCGAGTTCGGCGTCGGCGGCGAGGGCAACGAAGGACTTCTCCTCCTCGCCGGGCTCGTCCTTGGTCTTGTTGGCGTCGATCAACAGCTCGTCGTCGAGCGCGTTCTTCTCGCGGTGCGGCTTGCCGATGACGTGGTCACGCTGCAGTTCCAGCTGGGCGGCCAGGTCGAGCAACACCGGGACCGAGGGCAGGAACACACTCGCGGTCTCGCCCGGCCTACGGGCACGCACGAACCGGCCGATCGCCTGGGCGAAGTACAACGGGGTCGAGGCACTGGTCGCGTACACGCCGACGGCCAGGCGCGGGACGTCGACGCCCTCGGACACCATGCGCACCGCCACCATCCACGGCTGGGTGCCCTCGGCGAACTCGCCGATGCGCTGGGAGGACTGCGGGTCGTCGGACAGCACCACCGCGGGCCGCTCGCCCGAGATGTGTTCGAGCAGTTCGGCGTAGTCGCGGGCACGTTCCTGG
Proteins encoded in this window:
- a CDS encoding TetR/AcrR family transcriptional regulator → MADRGRPRGFDRDLALRRAMEVFWERGYDSASMTDLTTAMGINSPSLYAAFGDKEALFRAAVDLYSRTEGGHTARALRAEPTAYAAIEAMLRDNVTAYTDPGRPSGCMVVLAGATYATRTAPIRQFLVEARRETGEDIRARLERGVIEGDLAPDTDTAALASFYSTVLYGLSIQARDGVGQAELSAAVDSALRVLAAVVR